The following proteins are co-located in the Gloeocapsa sp. PCC 7428 genome:
- a CDS encoding tetratricopeptide repeat protein: protein MHLLFKSIITIEIITLFISSTLVSTTEIALASPHQHHLSPTNLPTEVRNLTTKEINAEQFTNQGLEKLQQQDYSGAIQAFSQALQLNSNHEMAYVYRGDTRQKLEDYEGAIEDYTLALQSNPNFAYIYNSRGDARVALGDYQSAIADYTQAIKLYPEDAFGYSDRGSVYLQIGNIGKAIEDLNKAIQINPERAEAYFHRAQVHAKFKNRQATLQDYRTAIQLYTEQGNIVGCLKALNMMRQD from the coding sequence ATGCACCTCTTATTCAAATCAATAATCACCATAGAAATAATCACTTTATTTATCAGTTCAACTCTTGTAAGTACGACAGAAATTGCCTTAGCATCACCGCATCAACATCATTTATCACCGACAAATTTACCTACTGAAGTCAGGAATTTAACTACTAAGGAAATTAATGCCGAACAATTCACAAACCAAGGATTAGAAAAATTACAACAACAAGATTATTCAGGCGCAATTCAAGCTTTTTCGCAAGCCTTGCAGTTGAATTCTAATCATGAAATGGCATATGTGTATCGAGGTGATACACGTCAGAAATTAGAAGACTATGAAGGAGCAATCGAAGACTACACACTGGCTTTGCAAAGTAATCCAAATTTCGCTTATATCTACAATAGCCGAGGCGATGCACGAGTTGCTTTAGGTGACTATCAAAGCGCGATCGCCGACTATACTCAAGCAATTAAACTCTATCCTGAAGATGCTTTTGGTTACAGCGATCGCGGTAGTGTCTATTTACAAATTGGGAACATAGGAAAAGCAATAGAAGATTTAAATAAGGCAATTCAAATTAACCCTGAACGTGCAGAAGCCTACTTTCATCGCGCCCAAGTTCATGCCAAGTTTAAAAATCGTCAGGCAACTCTTCAAGATTATCGAACAGCAATTCAACTGTATACTGAACAAGGCAATATTGTAGGTTGTCTTAAGGCACTCAATATGATGCGACAGGACTAA
- a CDS encoding thylakoid membrane photosystem I accumulation factor produces the protein MLGMPVAFAGISDDNFEGNVFILYGGNASLVPPKVKLEESLKRDKPTLLIFYVDDSSDCKQYAPVVTRLQAFYGRVVDFIPASVDTIALKETYAPTEAGYYYSGVVPQLVVFNHSGDVVLNETGQVPFEKVDDVFRDLFDLLPRSESVELKRRPINEFSSELAE, from the coding sequence ATGCTAGGTATGCCAGTCGCTTTTGCGGGTATTAGCGACGATAATTTTGAGGGCAATGTATTTATTTTGTATGGAGGCAATGCCTCGCTCGTGCCACCCAAGGTAAAGCTAGAAGAATCATTGAAGCGCGATAAGCCGACTCTACTCATTTTCTATGTAGATGATAGCAGTGACTGCAAGCAGTACGCTCCAGTTGTGACACGCTTGCAAGCTTTTTATGGACGCGTGGTAGATTTTATTCCAGCGAGTGTAGACACTATTGCATTGAAAGAAACATACGCACCAACCGAAGCAGGCTATTACTACTCAGGAGTTGTACCGCAGCTTGTCGTATTTAATCATTCGGGGGATGTCGTACTAAATGAAACAGGACAAGTACCTTTTGAGAAAGTTGATGATGTTTTTAGAGATCTCTTTGACTTACTACCTCGATCTGAGTCGGTAGAATTAAAGCGGCGTCCGATCAATGAATTCAGTTCCGAGTTAGCTGAGTAA
- the egtD gene encoding L-histidine N(alpha)-methyltransferase: MSLSKAASNTLESTTQRLQIEYLINSTPQTNTVDGTDVIQGLTQHPKSLPARYFYDDRGSQLFEQICALPEYYLTRTETAILQEYAAEIAQITGACELVELGSGSSTKTRLLLDAYKQLGYPLHYLPIDVSGGILESSAKQLLADYPSLQVHALVSTYELALEKLMPSELASRMICFIGSTLGNLSPAECDTFFTQITAALQPGEYFLLGVDLQKPKEILEAAYNDRQGVTAAFNLNMLQHLNTRFDGNFDLEQFEHWAFYNETQHQIEMHLRSRRSQTVRLRALDLTVEFAADETILTEISRKFNLNIIQQELAQQNLKPVQAWTDAKQWFGLILCQLQA; this comes from the coding sequence ATGTCCTTATCCAAAGCTGCAAGCAATACGCTTGAATCGACGACTCAACGCTTGCAGATCGAGTATTTGATCAACTCCACTCCACAAACAAATACAGTTGATGGCACTGACGTCATTCAAGGCTTGACTCAACATCCCAAGTCGCTTCCGGCGCGATACTTTTATGATGACCGAGGTTCTCAGCTATTTGAGCAAATTTGTGCGTTACCAGAGTATTATCTCACTCGCACGGAAACCGCCATATTACAAGAATATGCGGCAGAAATTGCTCAGATTACTGGTGCTTGCGAACTCGTAGAGCTTGGTAGTGGTAGTTCGACGAAAACTCGGCTTCTCTTGGATGCCTACAAACAACTCGGCTACCCTCTGCACTACCTACCAATTGATGTCAGTGGTGGTATTCTAGAAAGCAGTGCGAAACAATTATTAGCCGATTATCCATCACTGCAAGTTCACGCACTCGTTAGCACCTATGAATTAGCACTAGAAAAGCTAATGCCTTCAGAACTTGCTAGCCGAATGATTTGTTTTATCGGTAGCACCTTAGGAAATCTTTCTCCTGCGGAATGCGATACCTTTTTCACGCAGATTACTGCTGCATTGCAGCCTGGGGAGTATTTTTTATTGGGAGTAGACTTACAAAAGCCAAAAGAAATCCTCGAAGCTGCTTATAACGATCGCCAAGGTGTGACTGCGGCTTTTAATTTAAATATGCTGCAACACCTCAACACGCGCTTTGATGGCAATTTTGACTTAGAGCAGTTTGAACATTGGGCATTTTACAACGAAACTCAGCATCAAATCGAGATGCATTTACGCAGTCGGCGATCGCAAACTGTTCGCTTGCGTGCCCTCGATCTTACTGTTGAATTTGCTGCTGACGAAACCATCCTCACGGAAATTTCGCGTAAATTTAATCTCAATATCATTCAACAAGAACTTGCCCAGCAAAACTTAAAACCAGTTCAAGCATGGACAGATGCGAAACAATGGTTCGGTTTAATATTGTGTCAACTGCAAGCCTAA
- a CDS encoding class I SAM-dependent methyltransferase, translating into MSYIPGLSEFEYKERLAAEFNRRTEYDSGRNLDWHNRLIELTNLRVGQKILDIATGTGLVAIAAAQQVAPDGVVVGVDIATGLLSQAQRKIQMLGLQNVELIEADADYLDFPDKSFDVVFCNSALIYLAHIQNALCQWYRFLRPGGLVAFNCFPETFEVAGVIWREIARRHGVLMPSPNEPLSTPEKCYTMLKQAGFEQCEVIIEKSGNYYSLEAMKKYASRTFTHPLDYQMLQLAPKQLEQLKADYIAEVEKLAEDQGIWNDTTIFYVLGRKPSDES; encoded by the coding sequence ATGAGCTACATTCCTGGTCTTAGTGAGTTTGAGTATAAGGAGCGATTGGCTGCTGAGTTTAATCGCAGAACTGAGTACGACAGCGGCAGAAACCTTGACTGGCACAATCGACTAATTGAACTTACAAATCTGCGCGTCGGGCAGAAAATACTCGATATCGCAACTGGTACTGGTTTAGTAGCGATCGCTGCTGCACAGCAAGTTGCTCCAGATGGTGTAGTCGTTGGAGTAGACATTGCTACAGGTTTACTCAGCCAAGCCCAACGTAAGATTCAAATGCTTGGTTTGCAAAATGTTGAACTAATAGAAGCAGACGCAGACTATCTAGACTTTCCAGATAAGAGTTTTGATGTGGTGTTTTGTAACTCCGCACTGATCTACCTAGCTCACATCCAAAATGCTTTATGTCAGTGGTATCGCTTCCTTAGACCAGGTGGGCTTGTTGCATTTAATTGTTTTCCTGAAACCTTCGAGGTAGCAGGTGTAATCTGGAGGGAAATTGCGAGAAGACACGGTGTTTTAATGCCTAGCCCGAATGAACCACTAAGTACTCCGGAGAAATGCTACACAATGTTGAAGCAAGCAGGCTTTGAACAGTGCGAAGTGATAATTGAGAAATCTGGCAATTATTACAGCCTTGAAGCCATGAAAAAATATGCGAGTCGAACATTTACACATCCCTTAGACTATCAAATGCTGCAACTGGCACCAAAGCAATTAGAACAATTAAAAGCTGACTACATTGCCGAAGTGGAAAAGTTAGCAGAAGACCAAGGAATTTGGAATGATACTACGATTTTTTATGTGCTAGGTCGCAAGCCCTCCGATGAAAGTTGA
- the egtB gene encoding ergothioneine biosynthesis protein EgtB codes for MSNRVAHPHIVDQRQQLKQALQKCRQSTIALFQTVDYDTFCRQAHPEFSPVGWHLGHIAYTEALWILEHCAKKPRQFPDFGCLFIADGLPKAERQNLPTFAQVQHYLDTVRSQVLDYLEIADLNQQERLWRWLIQHESQHSETITFVLELLKVQSGYDIQDLPSAQPSEMIEIPAGYFEMGNDAIDAMDNERPVHRVYLDTYWIDRYPTTCGQYQEFIHAGGYQNPEWWSDAGWQWLQQAQVTHPLYWQNVTSDSPVCGVSWYEAEAYARFVGKRLPTEAEWEKAASWDATHESRRTYPWEDNLLGDRHCNHNCTVSKTTPVDAYPDGQSPYGCYDMLGNVWEWTASLFQGYPGFTHYPYIGYSQVYFDAQHYVLRGGSWATRPWALRCSFRNWYHPHIRQIFAGFRCVK; via the coding sequence ATGTCTAATCGAGTAGCTCATCCCCACATCGTTGATCAAAGACAACAGCTAAAACAAGCGTTACAAAAATGTCGTCAAAGCACCATCGCATTATTTCAAACGGTCGATTACGATACATTCTGCCGTCAGGCGCATCCCGAATTTAGCCCTGTCGGTTGGCATTTGGGTCATATTGCGTATACCGAAGCTTTATGGATACTCGAACACTGCGCCAAAAAACCCCGCCAGTTTCCTGACTTTGGTTGCTTATTCATTGCTGATGGTTTACCAAAAGCCGAACGCCAAAATCTGCCAACATTTGCACAAGTTCAACACTACCTTGATACCGTGCGATCGCAAGTTCTGGACTACTTGGAAATCGCGGATCTCAATCAACAAGAACGTCTCTGGCGTTGGCTCATTCAGCACGAAAGTCAGCACAGCGAAACGATCACCTTCGTCTTAGAATTGCTCAAGGTTCAATCAGGCTACGACATTCAGGATTTACCCAGTGCGCAGCCTTCAGAAATGATTGAAATTCCCGCAGGCTACTTTGAAATGGGAAACGATGCAATTGATGCAATGGATAATGAACGTCCGGTGCATCGTGTTTATTTAGATACTTACTGGATCGACCGTTATCCTACCACGTGCGGACAGTACCAAGAATTTATTCACGCTGGCGGCTATCAAAATCCTGAATGGTGGTCAGATGCTGGCTGGCAATGGTTGCAACAAGCGCAAGTAACACACCCACTTTACTGGCAAAATGTCACTTCTGATTCCCCAGTATGTGGCGTCAGTTGGTATGAAGCCGAAGCGTATGCGCGATTTGTCGGTAAGCGGCTACCAACCGAAGCTGAATGGGAAAAAGCTGCAAGTTGGGATGCTACGCATGAATCTCGCCGTACTTATCCTTGGGAAGATAATCTGTTAGGCGATCGCCACTGCAATCATAATTGTACTGTGAGCAAAACAACACCTGTCGATGCTTATCCTGATGGGCAAAGTCCCTATGGTTGCTACGATATGCTAGGAAATGTTTGGGAGTGGACTGCATCCCTATTTCAAGGTTATCCAGGTTTTACGCATTACCCTTACATCGGCTATTCCCAAGTTTATTTTGATGCACAACATTATGTTTTGCGCGGTGGTAGCTGGGCAACTCGTCCTTGGGCTTTACGCTGTAGCTTTCGCAACTGGTATCATCCCCACATCCGGCAAATCTTTGCAGGTTTTCGCTGTGTCAAGTAG
- the egtC gene encoding ergothioneine biosynthesis protein EgtC produces the protein MCRLLAYLGSSILLDRILTKPEHSLIVQSYQPREMNSGLLNADGFGIGWYHAQKETNPFTYKNVLPIWNDPNLSSLGRYIESGCVLGAVRSATAGQAVDLSNCQPFDYQQLLCVHNGRIENFRDTLARPLRDRLSDVAYKSIKGSTDSEHFFALIIEELHNNPTATLAQALQNALLTLDQLTTSRDISASANMIISDGQQLVASRFATNTQTPSLYWLRDDPTYPESVIIASEPLFAADWNPVPEQSILTVGKDLNVQIAQL, from the coding sequence ATGTGCCGTTTGCTTGCCTATCTAGGTTCATCGATTTTGCTCGATCGCATATTAACCAAGCCAGAACACTCCTTGATTGTGCAAAGTTACCAGCCACGTGAGATGAATTCGGGACTACTTAATGCTGACGGATTCGGAATCGGTTGGTATCACGCGCAAAAAGAGACAAATCCGTTTACATACAAAAATGTACTCCCAATCTGGAACGATCCAAATCTTTCTAGTTTAGGACGCTACATCGAATCAGGATGCGTGTTGGGGGCAGTACGCAGTGCAACAGCAGGTCAAGCGGTAGATTTAAGTAATTGTCAACCTTTTGATTATCAGCAGTTACTGTGCGTTCATAACGGTCGAATTGAAAATTTTCGCGACACGTTAGCTAGACCATTACGCGATCGCTTAAGCGACGTGGCGTATAAATCGATTAAAGGTAGCACCGATTCTGAACACTTTTTTGCATTGATTATTGAAGAATTACACAATAATCCCACTGCTACACTCGCGCAAGCACTGCAAAATGCTCTACTTACACTAGATCAGTTAACGACATCGCGTGACATCAGCGCATCCGCCAACATGATTATCAGTGACGGACAACAGCTAGTTGCTTCGCGGTTTGCAACTAACACACAAACACCCTCACTTTATTGGCTACGCGATGACCCAACGTATCCAGAGTCAGTCATCATTGCTTCAGAGCCTTTATTTGCGGCTGATTGGAATCCTGTTCCTGAACAAAGCATTCTTACTGTAGGCAAAGACCTGAATGTTCAAATTGCTCAACTATAG
- a CDS encoding pentapeptide repeat-containing protein has product MNKLATKTAILWVTALGLFGCTTTGITTQEPQAVAQSPTQSVAQAPTQSSEVQRLLNTRQCPGCNLSGADLQDANLEGANLQGANLQGANLQSADLDQANLRDANLQQANLRDADLEEADLQGANLSGANLQSADLEEANLQNANFQNANLQNADLEDARVQGANFDGANLQGADLEGTNLRR; this is encoded by the coding sequence ATGAATAAATTAGCTACAAAAACAGCAATTCTTTGGGTGACAGCCTTGGGTCTTTTCGGTTGCACCACTACTGGAATCACAACGCAGGAGCCTCAAGCAGTTGCACAGTCGCCAACACAATCGGTAGCACAAGCACCAACACAATCTTCGGAAGTACAGCGCTTACTCAATACTAGACAATGCCCTGGATGTAACCTCAGTGGTGCAGATTTGCAAGATGCTAACCTAGAAGGAGCTAATCTTCAAGGCGCTAATCTTCAAGGCGCTAATCTCCAAAGTGCGGACTTGGATCAGGCTAACCTGCGTGATGCCAATCTACAGCAAGCTAATTTAAGAGATGCTGACCTAGAAGAAGCCGACTTGCAAGGTGCAAATCTTTCAGGTGCTAATCTCCAAAGTGCGGACTTGGAAGAGGCTAATCTCCAAAACGCCAATTTCCAAAATGCCAACTTACAAAATGCAGACTTAGAAGACGCCCGTGTACAAGGTGCTAACTTTGATGGGGCAAATCTCCAAGGTGCTGACTTAGAAGGAACGAATTTGAGAAGATAG
- a CDS encoding pentapeptide repeat-containing protein produces the protein MNRFAAKTMVVGTVALSSLGIAVGFLLNLPQAIAQSTTQSSELQRLLNTKQCPGCNLRGANLRNANLEEANLSGANLQGANLQNADLEKANLQGANLQQANLSDADLQEANLQNANLQNANLRSADLEDANL, from the coding sequence ATGAATCGATTCGCTGCGAAAACTATGGTTGTAGGTACTGTCGCATTAAGTTCTTTAGGTATTGCAGTCGGCTTTTTACTCAATCTACCCCAAGCGATCGCACAATCAACAACACAATCTTCTGAACTACAACGGTTACTCAACACAAAACAATGCCCTGGCTGCAATCTTCGTGGTGCTAACCTGCGAAATGCCAATTTAGAGGAGGCAAACCTGAGCGGCGCTAATCTCCAAGGAGCCAATCTACAGAATGCTGACTTGGAAAAAGCTAATCTTCAAGGTGCTAACTTACAACAAGCAAATTTGAGTGATGCAGACTTACAAGAGGCAAACTTACAAAACGCTAACTTACAAAACGCCAACTTGCGAAGCGCTGATTTAGAGGATGCAAATCTGTAA
- a CDS encoding SDR family oxidoreductase — protein sequence MQGLKGKNALVTGATSGIGQAIAIRLAQEGVNVAINYRKSPDDAAETEEQMMQKACGDVENCGVKSLPVQGDVSKEEDIIRMVNTVVEQFGSLDILVNNAGIQTECPSHEIETDDFDRVISVNLRGAYLCARETIKHLLSQNRQGVIINISSVHEIIPRPMYVSYSISKGGMENLTKTLALEYADRGIRVNAVAPGATITPINEAWTDDPEKKAEVESHIPMGRAGTSEEMAAAVAFLASSEAAYITGQTLFVDGGLTLYADFREAWSA from the coding sequence ATGCAAGGTCTTAAAGGAAAAAACGCTTTAGTGACGGGTGCAACTTCGGGGATTGGTCAAGCGATCGCCATTCGCCTCGCCCAAGAAGGAGTGAATGTCGCCATTAACTACCGTAAAAGCCCAGATGATGCGGCAGAAACCGAAGAGCAGATGATGCAAAAAGCCTGTGGTGATGTTGAAAATTGTGGCGTCAAATCGCTACCCGTGCAAGGCGATGTCTCTAAAGAAGAAGACATTATCCGAATGGTCAACACTGTCGTTGAACAATTTGGCAGTTTAGATATTCTCGTTAATAATGCAGGAATTCAAACTGAATGTCCTTCGCATGAAATTGAAACAGATGACTTTGACCGCGTAATCTCAGTTAACCTACGCGGTGCTTATCTTTGTGCGCGGGAAACAATTAAACACTTACTTTCTCAAAATCGGCAAGGAGTGATTATTAATATCTCCAGCGTTCATGAAATTATTCCGCGACCGATGTATGTCAGTTATTCCATTAGTAAAGGTGGTATGGAAAATCTGACAAAAACTTTGGCTTTAGAGTATGCAGATCGCGGTATCCGTGTCAACGCTGTAGCACCTGGAGCGACAATTACGCCAATTAATGAAGCGTGGACAGACGACCCAGAAAAGAAAGCCGAAGTAGAAAGTCATATTCCGATGGGGCGTGCGGGAACTTCTGAGGAAATGGCAGCAGCTGTCGCTTTTTTAGCATCAAGTGAAGCCGCCTATATTACCGGACAAACTTTATTTGTAGATGGTGGACTCACACTTTATGCAGATTTTCGCGAAGCTTGGTCGGCTTAA
- a CDS encoding fasciclin domain-containing protein, which translates to MTTNKRKSTLRKFAGILGGIAILPVLAACGPETTTTQVSPAPEATPTITPAPGETPADQTTPTAPTAGATDSIVNVASGDPRFSTLTELVNAAGLAETLEGQGPYTVFAPTNEAFAGLSESTRQQLLQPENRETLRRILQYHVVPGEVTSDQLQPGEVATAEGSPVNVQVDAAASQVRVNDATVTQPDIQASNGVIHAIDSVILPPNLNL; encoded by the coding sequence ATGACAACGAATAAACGTAAATCTACACTCAGAAAATTTGCTGGAATTTTAGGTGGAATTGCAATTTTACCGGTATTAGCAGCGTGTGGTCCAGAAACCACGACAACTCAGGTATCACCCGCACCGGAAGCAACTCCTACGATTACTCCTGCACCAGGCGAAACACCTGCCGATCAAACAACTCCAACAGCACCAACAGCAGGAGCCACAGACTCGATTGTCAACGTTGCAAGTGGCGACCCCCGCTTTAGTACTTTGACCGAATTGGTGAATGCTGCGGGTTTAGCCGAAACGCTTGAAGGACAAGGACCTTACACGGTGTTTGCACCAACAAACGAAGCCTTTGCTGGATTGTCAGAATCGACGCGCCAGCAACTGTTACAACCAGAAAACCGCGAAACGTTAAGAAGAATCTTGCAGTATCACGTAGTTCCTGGAGAAGTCACATCAGATCAATTGCAACCAGGAGAAGTGGCTACTGCTGAAGGTAGTCCTGTCAATGTCCAAGTTGATGCAGCAGCGAGCCAAGTTAGGGTTAATGATGCGACAGTAACTCAACCAGATATCCAAGCCAGCAATGGTGTGATCCATGCAATTGATAGCGTCATTCTTCCCCCAAACCTTAACCTATAG
- a CDS encoding class I SAM-dependent methyltransferase — translation MHRTIKSLLVASLGAGSLLVAGCEQQRQFEVEAQQPTPTVQTQAPAPTTAPTQPQERAPDVPYVPTPQEVVDQMLQLANVTSNDVLYDLGSGDGRIPITAVQKFGASRAYGIEINPELVQRARQNAETANVSDRVQIVQQDLFQTDLREASVVTLYLLPDINIKLRPKLLRELRPGTRIVSHDFDMGEWQPDNVVRVQGPSRQHTLYVWTVPENVPANLQ, via the coding sequence ATGCATCGAACGATCAAAAGTTTATTAGTTGCAAGTTTGGGTGCGGGTAGTTTACTCGTTGCTGGGTGCGAGCAACAACGTCAATTTGAAGTAGAAGCACAACAACCTACACCTACAGTTCAAACGCAAGCACCTGCGCCCACAACTGCGCCGACGCAACCGCAAGAACGCGCACCCGATGTGCCTTATGTGCCAACTCCGCAAGAGGTTGTAGACCAAATGTTGCAGTTGGCAAATGTCACAAGTAACGATGTGTTGTACGATCTAGGAAGTGGTGACGGTAGAATCCCGATTACCGCCGTCCAAAAGTTTGGTGCAAGTCGGGCTTATGGAATTGAAATTAATCCCGAACTTGTGCAGCGGGCGCGCCAAAATGCGGAAACTGCCAATGTAAGCGATCGCGTGCAAATTGTCCAACAAGATCTGTTTCAAACCGATTTGCGGGAAGCTAGTGTAGTTACACTTTATCTTTTACCTGATATCAACATCAAGTTACGTCCCAAGTTGCTACGAGAGTTAAGACCTGGTACTCGCATTGTCTCCCACGACTTTGATATGGGCGAATGGCAACCGGATAACGTCGTTCGCGTCCAAGGACCAAGCCGCCAACACACGCTTTACGTCTGGACAGTACCCGAAAACGTTCCCGCAAACTTGCAATAG
- a CDS encoding APC family permease has protein sequence MEQREHNLNQEGVTSTATAPEPALAFGDAIAIIVGIVIGAGIFETPALVAANSGNGIVALGAWVLGGLISLLGALCYGELATTYPHTGGNYYYLLRAFGKPVAFLFAWARMTVIQTGSIALLAFVFGDYASQLFRLGTYSPSIYAGLAIALLTGLNIVGVQQGKVAQNWLTAAKVLGLLLVVGVGLAATIESPQPSTISTESSLGLVMIFVLLSYGGWNEAAYISAEIRNVRRNMVRSLVWSLGIITAIYLLINLAYLRGLGLAGTAGSQAVAADLMRGAFGTPGAVFISFLIAISTLGATNATIFTGARTNYALGQDFAGFTFLGRWQRGGNTPAGALLVQGAISLVLVVFGTLAPRNGFETMVDYTAPVFWFFFLLSVTTIFVLRQREPQVRRPFQVPFYPVTPLIFCIICIYLLYSSVTYTGIGALLGLVVVISGIPLLFWTRKQQT, from the coding sequence GTGGAGCAACGAGAACACAACTTAAATCAAGAAGGGGTAACAAGCACTGCAACAGCACCTGAGCCAGCACTAGCGTTTGGAGATGCGATCGCAATTATTGTTGGTATCGTTATCGGTGCAGGGATTTTTGAAACACCCGCGCTGGTTGCTGCAAATAGCGGTAATGGCATTGTGGCGCTTGGAGCTTGGGTTTTGGGGGGTCTGATATCATTACTCGGCGCACTATGTTATGGCGAGTTAGCAACAACCTATCCGCACACAGGCGGTAATTATTATTACTTGCTACGTGCGTTTGGCAAACCTGTTGCTTTTTTATTTGCTTGGGCGCGCATGACCGTGATTCAAACTGGCTCGATTGCATTGCTAGCATTTGTTTTTGGTGATTATGCTTCACAGCTATTTCGCCTAGGAACTTATTCACCTTCGATTTATGCAGGATTGGCGATCGCCCTCTTAACTGGTTTGAATATTGTTGGCGTACAACAAGGCAAAGTGGCACAAAATTGGTTAACCGCAGCCAAGGTTCTAGGTTTGTTACTCGTGGTAGGTGTCGGTTTAGCCGCAACGATTGAATCTCCGCAACCATCGACTATTTCAACCGAAAGCAGTTTGGGATTAGTCATGATTTTTGTGTTGCTGTCCTACGGTGGTTGGAACGAAGCTGCGTATATTTCTGCGGAGATCCGCAATGTCCGACGTAATATGGTGCGATCGCTCGTTTGGAGTCTTGGGATTATTACAGCAATTTATTTGCTGATCAACCTTGCTTATCTGCGTGGTTTAGGGCTTGCAGGAACTGCCGGTTCACAAGCTGTCGCCGCCGATTTGATGCGTGGTGCATTTGGAACGCCTGGTGCGGTGTTTATCAGTTTTCTAATTGCGATTTCTACTTTAGGTGCTACAAATGCCACAATTTTTACAGGTGCGCGGACAAATTATGCGTTAGGGCAAGACTTCGCCGGATTTACCTTTCTCGGTCGCTGGCAAAGAGGTGGTAATACTCCAGCAGGTGCTTTACTCGTCCAAGGTGCAATTTCTTTAGTACTTGTTGTATTTGGAACTTTAGCTCCACGCAACGGCTTTGAAACGATGGTGGACTATACAGCGCCGGTATTCTGGTTCTTTTTTTTACTCTCTGTCACGACAATCTTTGTGCTACGACAGCGCGAACCTCAAGTACGTAGACCTTTCCAAGTGCCGTTTTATCCTGTAACTCCGCTCATTTTTTGTATCATTTGTATCTATTTGCTTTACTCTAGTGTAACTTATACCGGAATTGGCGCGCTTCTAGGTTTAGTCGTCGTCATCTCAGGCATACCACTTTTGTTTTGGACGCGCAAGCAGCAAACTTGA
- a CDS encoding OB-fold nucleic acid binding domain-containing protein: MNKRFLLGLAIAASVSALGIPTIARSQIRIGDLQQRPPGTTISGKVTSVVGNDFILEDESGQIIVDAGPQWWQQINISPGEQVTVNGELGRGGEFDAFSITRANGTVIQIRPAQGPPPWAGGPNRAPGARGRGNAPARN; the protein is encoded by the coding sequence ATGAACAAGCGATTTTTACTTGGCTTGGCTATAGCAGCGTCAGTTTCCGCATTAGGAATACCTACTATAGCGCGATCGCAAATACGAATTGGCGATCTACAGCAACGCCCTCCTGGAACAACGATATCCGGTAAAGTGACGAGCGTTGTTGGTAATGACTTTATCCTTGAAGATGAATCAGGGCAAATTATCGTTGATGCTGGACCGCAGTGGTGGCAACAAATCAACATCTCTCCAGGAGAACAAGTCACTGTCAATGGTGAACTAGGGAGAGGCGGTGAGTTTGATGCTTTCTCGATTACGAGAGCCAATGGTACAGTAATTCAAATTCGCCCCGCACAAGGTCCACCGCCTTGGGCTGGCGGTCCTAATCGCGCTCCTGGAGCTAGAGGCAGAGGCAACGCTCCGGCACGAAATTAG